In Argopecten irradians isolate NY chromosome 11, Ai_NY, whole genome shotgun sequence, one DNA window encodes the following:
- the LOC138334950 gene encoding uncharacterized protein — translation MATIIIFLCLFTVTKADVCYYGYYYSYSISHYYCDTGCCGYYYSRICCDYTNTGQIVGYVFGGMLVIGFIGVVVFLCLIKKNQRRGTVIRPSPTNTNTVHVATVNQMQPPPYGQPQPYGQPYGQPQSYALPLSNPAYPPPQSDLPPPPAYTAPSHPPPSY, via the exons ATGGCTACCATTATTATATTTCtctgtttgtttacagtaaccaAGGCGGACGTTTGTTACTATGGTTACTACTACAGTTATTCTATCTCCCACTACTACTGTGACACTGGTTGCTGTGGATACTACTATAGCCGGATTTGTTGTGACTA TACGAATACCGGGCAGATCGTAGGATATGTTTTCGGTGGTATGCTAGTGATCGGGTTTATAGGGGTCGTCGTGTTTTTATGTTTGATAAAAAAGAATCAACGTCGGGGAACTGTGATCCGTCCTAGTCCTACCAATACCAACACAGTCCATGTGG ctACAGTTAACCAGATGCAGCCTCCACCGTATGGTCAACCGCAACCGTACGGTCAACCTTATGGTCAACCACAATCTTACGCACTTCCACTTAGTAACCCAGCATATCCTCCGCCACAATCTGACCTCCCCCCTCCTCCAGCTTACACCGCCCCGTCACACCCACCGCCTTCTTACTAG